One Spiroplasma endosymbiont of Nebria brevicollis DNA window includes the following coding sequences:
- a CDS encoding Gfo/Idh/MocA family oxidoreductase produces the protein MIKMGIIGTGEIVQRFLKQAKQNNKIKINCMYSRTLSKAQEFAKTYDIPNATDNLKTMVKHVNAVYIASPNGLHFEQTKFFLSNNIHVLVEKTMTFTVTEAQELIDLARKNNLILQEAFITVHLPIFTKLKKLVHEIQPEVVNLNFNRVSSRMPMVEKGIYDSVFDKDLGKGSTYDSLVYPLELALYLLGKVTSVKAVATKLPNGVNLANYVILTHENKTITTITCSKGVTSYAPSEFIGHDSSVTIDKVHPLRGIKVYNKHGVKEYSDDTNSSTLMIYELRDFIKMIMTKDYLSRDYWLNHSLMNLQVIAAIIKSENENGVEV, from the coding sequence ATGATTAAGATGGGTATTATTGGAACAGGTGAAATTGTTCAAAGATTTTTAAAACAAGCTAAACAAAATAATAAAATTAAAATTAATTGTATGTATTCACGAACTTTAAGCAAGGCCCAAGAATTTGCTAAAACCTATGACATTCCCAATGCAACAGATAATTTAAAAACAATGGTTAAACATGTTAATGCTGTTTATATTGCTTCACCAAATGGTTTGCATTTTGAGCAAACTAAATTTTTCTTAAGTAATAACATTCATGTACTAGTAGAAAAAACAATGACATTTACTGTTACAGAAGCACAAGAGCTAATTGATTTAGCTCGTAAAAATAACTTAATTTTACAAGAAGCATTTATTACTGTTCATTTACCAATTTTTACTAAACTAAAAAAATTAGTCCATGAAATACAACCAGAAGTAGTTAATCTTAATTTTAATCGTGTTTCATCTCGGATGCCAATGGTCGAAAAAGGTATCTATGATTCAGTTTTTGACAAAGATTTAGGTAAAGGTTCAACCTATGATAGCTTAGTTTATCCCTTAGAATTAGCATTATATTTATTAGGAAAAGTAACTTCTGTTAAAGCAGTAGCAACCAAACTACCTAATGGTGTTAATTTAGCTAACTATGTTATTTTAACCCATGAAAATAAGACTATTACTACTATTACTTGTAGTAAAGGTGTAACCTCATATGCTCCTAGTGAATTCATTGGTCATGATAGTAGCGTGACTATTGATAAAGTTCATCCTTTAAGAGGAATCAAAGTTTATAATAAGCATGGTGTTAAAGAATATAGTGATGACACTAATAGTAGTACCTTGATGATTTATGAATTAAGAGATTTCATAAAAATGATTATGACCAAAGATTATTTAAGCCGTGACTATTGATTAAATCATAGTCTAATGAATTTACAAGTTATTGCAGCAATTATTAAAAGTGAAAATGAAAACGGAGTTGAAGTATAA
- a CDS encoding RsmE family RNA methyltransferase, which yields MECYFTKDKADNTLILDTDDSNHAIKVMRHKINDEIIVIYEQQKYQTKIIITKPNVQCEIIKPLTNSNAELSCKITLVMALLKEQKFDYVIQKVVELGVHQIVPMQLKRCVSVLTTQKAEQKVARWQSIAKAAAKQANRNIIPIISPTVFMIKDLAPYKSQLNLVADENGNDTTWIACFNKKLLTTTIVIGPEGGITREEITDFHNLGFSSISLGKLILRAETAPLFLISIINYETNLKLKGVNND from the coding sequence ATGGAATGTTATTTTACCAAAGATAAAGCCGACAACACTTTAATATTAGATACTGATGATAGCAATCATGCAATTAAAGTGATGCGACATAAAATCAATGATGAAATTATCGTCATTTATGAACAACAAAAATATCAAACTAAAATCATTATTACTAAACCTAATGTGCAATGTGAAATTATTAAACCATTAACTAATAGTAATGCTGAATTATCATGTAAAATTACTTTAGTAATGGCATTATTAAAAGAACAAAAATTTGATTATGTTATTCAAAAAGTCGTTGAATTAGGCGTTCATCAAATTGTACCAATGCAATTAAAACGATGTGTTAGTGTATTAACAACGCAAAAGGCAGAACAAAAAGTAGCAAGATGACAAAGTATTGCTAAAGCTGCTGCTAAGCAAGCTAACCGTAATATTATTCCCATTATTAGTCCTACTGTATTTATGATTAAAGACTTAGCACCATATAAGTCACAATTAAACTTAGTAGCTGATGAGAATGGCAATGATACTACTTGAATTGCTTGCTTTAATAAGAAGTTGTTAACAACAACGATTGTTATTGGCCCTGAAGGTGGTATTACACGTGAAGAAATTACTGATTTTCACAACCTTGGCTTTAGTAGTATTAGTCTAGGAAAACTAATTTTGCGAGCTGAAACTGCACCATTATTTTTAATATCAATTATTAATTATGAAACAAATTTAAAACTTAAAGGAGTAAACAATGATTAA
- a CDS encoding flavin monoamine oxidase family protein yields MIENNDIKYDVIIIGSGFSGLAAALKLEQENKNLKILMIEADNRIGGRSFSKYLDDGTLIELGGQWVGPKHEQMLKLIKQFNLKTYVTPPFNKGKNLYFYNNTIQELPSAEFNALVKEIDKLTNSINLEQPWNHQQAKLWDKITFQKFMKNYKSDSWVKILIEKLIAPALVSIDSNKVSLLQALFYIASNGGFTFATSANKGAQNYRVLGGTWQIAQKIADSLKQTKIILNEEVTMIDDAKNQVIITINTNKNYYGKHCVLALSPVVINNIKFKQSLPKVCKSLLASYNSGGALKVHFVYSSPFWIKDNKSGTVNSCQGYISEVVDNTTPGSKKGILTVFIYGGKRTKILNFSENERKELLINELTNFFGDKAKAAKEYIEFNWIEDSWTGGCFVANLKLGAWVKYGEYWKQPIGLLHFAGTETSSYFYGYLEGAILAGQRVANEVIKNL; encoded by the coding sequence ATGATAGAAAATAATGATATTAAATATGATGTTATTATTATTGGCAGTGGTTTTTCTGGTTTAGCAGCAGCTTTAAAACTAGAACAAGAAAATAAAAATCTTAAAATCTTAATGATTGAAGCTGACAATAGAATTGGTGGCCGTAGTTTTTCTAAATATTTAGATGATGGTACTTTAATTGAATTAGGAGGTCAATGAGTTGGTCCTAAACACGAACAAATGCTAAAATTAATCAAACAATTTAATTTAAAAACTTATGTTACTCCGCCATTTAATAAAGGAAAAAATTTATATTTTTACAATAATACCATCCAAGAATTACCAAGTGCAGAGTTTAATGCTCTTGTCAAAGAAATTGATAAACTAACTAACTCTATTAATTTAGAACAGCCATGAAATCATCAACAAGCAAAACTATGAGATAAGATTACATTTCAAAAGTTTATGAAAAATTATAAAAGTGATAGTTGAGTAAAAATTTTAATTGAAAAATTAATTGCTCCTGCCTTAGTATCAATTGATTCTAATAAAGTATCTTTACTACAAGCCTTATTTTATATTGCTAGTAATGGTGGTTTTACTTTTGCTACTAGTGCTAATAAAGGTGCTCAAAATTACCGAGTTTTAGGAGGAACTTGACAAATTGCACAAAAGATTGCTGATAGTTTAAAACAAACTAAAATCATTTTAAATGAAGAAGTTACGATGATTGATGATGCTAAAAACCAAGTGATTATTACAATTAATACTAATAAAAATTACTATGGAAAACATTGTGTTTTAGCATTATCACCAGTTGTTATTAACAATATTAAGTTTAAACAATCATTACCAAAAGTATGCAAATCATTATTAGCTAGTTATAATTCTGGTGGTGCTTTAAAAGTTCACTTTGTTTATTCTTCACCATTTTGGATAAAGGATAATAAATCAGGAACTGTTAATAGTTGTCAAGGTTATATTAGTGAAGTTGTTGATAATACTACTCCTGGTAGTAAAAAAGGAATTTTAACAGTATTTATTTATGGAGGAAAAAGAACTAAAATTTTAAATTTTTCTGAAAATGAGCGAAAAGAACTATTAATTAATGAATTAACAAATTTTTTTGGTGATAAAGCAAAAGCCGCAAAAGAATATATTGAATTTAATTGAATAGAAGATTCGTGAACAGGTGGCTGTTTTGTTGCTAATTTAAAACTAGGTGCTTGAGTTAAATATGGTGAATATTGAAAACAACCAATAGGGTTATTACACTTTGCTGGCACTGAAACAAGTTCATATTTTTATGGTTATCTTGAAGGAGCAATTTTAGCAGGTCAAAGAGTTGCAAATGAAGTTATTAAAAACTTATAA
- the deoC gene encoding deoxyribose-phosphate aldolase yields the protein MNLNEYIDHTLLKPDATLTMIKKLCQEAKKAYFKTVCINPFYVKHAASFLADSNVKVCTVVGFPLGANATSTKVQETVTASKAGATEIDVVINIGALKDNNQAVVLQDLQDVRAVCPKNIILKVIIECSLLNEEEKIIACQLVTKAQADFIKTSSGFAGGGATVADIKLMKDNIGPNVAIKASGGIKTKDDALAMIAAGATRIGTSNGILIINNKSNDSEGY from the coding sequence ATTAATTTAAATGAGTATATAGATCATACCCTTTTAAAACCAGATGCTACTTTGACTATGATTAAAAAATTATGTCAAGAAGCCAAAAAAGCTTATTTTAAAACAGTTTGTATTAATCCATTTTATGTTAAACATGCTGCTAGTTTTTTAGCAGATAGTAATGTTAAAGTTTGTACAGTTGTCGGATTTCCGCTTGGTGCTAATGCTACTAGTACTAAAGTGCAAGAAACAGTTACTGCTAGTAAAGCAGGTGCTACTGAAATTGATGTGGTTATTAATATTGGTGCCTTAAAAGATAATAATCAAGCAGTAGTTTTACAAGATTTACAAGATGTTCGTGCTGTATGTCCTAAAAATATAATTTTAAAAGTAATTATTGAATGTTCATTATTAAATGAAGAAGAAAAAATTATTGCTTGTCAACTTGTAACCAAAGCCCAAGCTGATTTTATTAAAACTTCTTCTGGTTTTGCTGGTGGTGGGGCAACAGTGGCTGATATTAAATTAATGAAAGATAATATTGGGCCTAATGTTGCTATTAAAGCCTCAGGTGGAATTAAAACTAAAGATGATGCTTTAGCGATGATTGCTGCTGGAGCAACAAGAATTGGCACTAGTAATGGTATATTAATTATTAATAATAAGTCTAATGATAGTGAAGGATATTAG